The following are encoded together in the Dyella terrae genome:
- a CDS encoding cytochrome c biogenesis protein DipZ: protein MLVLFLAYLGGVLTILSPCILPVLPFVFARADRPFVRNGLPMLVGMALTFALVATLAAVGGSWAIQANQYGRIVALVVLAILGLTLLSTRLAEWISRPFVALGNRLSRHSDENDSVWSAAGLGVATGLLWAPCAGPILGLLLTGAALNGASVQTSLLLLTYALGAATSLALALVIGGKVFSVMKRSLGAGEWVRRALGVLVLAGVAAIALGLDTGVLTRVSLASTGGFEQKLIDAARPAPAPQPVVKQGEPLPVEGELPSLEGATQWFNTPPLSAQSLRGKVVLVDFWTYSCINCIRSLPYVRGWADKYKDHGLVVIGVHAPEFAFEKDPQNVSKAIKDLGVDYPVALDNEYAIWKGFSNEYWPAHYFIDTQGRIRHHHFGEGEYAQSEDVIRQLLTEAGQKDLPGGYVQSGAQGAEAAGSDDAMRSPETYVGYARAANFAGGKVAHDDAWTYHAPDTLMVNQWALDGRWTVRDENARLDNANGRIVYRFRGRDLHLVLGPGKDGKPVRFRVTIDGKTPDADHGMDIDTDGNGTVTSQRLYQLIRQANGTGERTFEITFLDPGVQAYAFTFG, encoded by the coding sequence ATGCTTGTGCTGTTCCTTGCCTACCTTGGCGGCGTACTGACCATCCTCAGCCCGTGCATCCTGCCTGTGCTGCCGTTTGTGTTTGCCCGGGCGGATCGCCCCTTTGTGCGCAACGGCCTGCCCATGCTGGTGGGCATGGCCCTGACCTTTGCGCTGGTGGCTACGCTGGCGGCCGTGGGCGGGAGCTGGGCCATCCAGGCGAACCAATACGGCCGTATCGTGGCCTTGGTGGTGCTGGCGATATTGGGGCTTACCTTGTTGTCGACGCGACTCGCGGAGTGGATCAGCCGCCCGTTTGTGGCGCTGGGCAATCGCCTCTCCCGGCATTCGGACGAGAACGATTCCGTCTGGTCAGCGGCGGGGCTGGGCGTGGCGACTGGACTCCTGTGGGCACCGTGTGCCGGCCCGATCTTGGGCCTGCTGCTGACTGGCGCGGCCCTCAACGGGGCGAGCGTACAGACCTCGCTGCTGTTGCTCACCTATGCGCTGGGCGCCGCCACGTCGCTGGCGCTTGCCCTGGTGATCGGCGGCAAGGTCTTTTCCGTGATGAAGCGTTCGCTCGGCGCTGGAGAGTGGGTACGCCGAGCCCTGGGCGTGCTGGTGCTCGCCGGCGTGGCGGCGATTGCGCTGGGGCTGGATACCGGTGTGCTGACGCGCGTGTCGCTGGCCAGTACCGGCGGCTTCGAGCAGAAGCTGATTGACGCCGCACGCCCTGCCCCGGCACCGCAACCGGTGGTGAAACAAGGCGAGCCCTTGCCGGTGGAGGGCGAGCTTCCCTCGCTGGAAGGCGCCACGCAGTGGTTCAACACGCCACCGCTGTCGGCACAGTCGTTGCGCGGCAAGGTGGTGCTGGTCGATTTCTGGACCTACTCCTGCATCAACTGCATTCGCTCGCTACCCTACGTGCGCGGCTGGGCTGACAAGTACAAGGATCACGGCTTGGTGGTGATCGGCGTGCACGCGCCGGAGTTCGCCTTTGAAAAAGATCCGCAGAACGTGAGCAAGGCGATCAAGGATCTCGGCGTCGATTATCCAGTGGCGCTCGACAACGAATACGCGATCTGGAAAGGCTTCAGCAATGAGTATTGGCCTGCGCACTATTTCATCGACACGCAAGGGCGCATCCGTCATCACCACTTTGGTGAAGGAGAATACGCGCAGAGCGAGGATGTGATCCGCCAGTTGCTCACGGAAGCTGGGCAGAAGGATCTTCCGGGCGGTTACGTACAGTCCGGCGCGCAGGGTGCGGAAGCAGCCGGATCGGACGACGCGATGCGCTCGCCGGAAACCTACGTCGGCTACGCGCGCGCGGCGAATTTCGCAGGCGGCAAGGTGGCTCATGACGATGCGTGGACCTATCACGCGCCCGATACGTTGATGGTCAACCAATGGGCACTGGATGGCCGTTGGACCGTGCGCGACGAGAATGCGCGACTGGATAACGCAAACGGCCGCATCGTGTATCGCTTCCGCGGACGCGACCTGCATCTGGTGCTGGGCCCAGGCAAGGACGGCAAGCCGGTGCGCTTCCGCGTCACCATCGATGGCAAGACGCCAGACGCGGACCACGGCATGGATATCGATACAGACGGCAACGGCACGGTGACGTCGCAACGTCTTTATCAACTGATCCGCCAGGCCAACGGCACCGGCGAACGCACTTTCGAAATCACCTTCCTCGATCCCGGAGTTCAGGCCTACGCCTTCACTTTTGGCTGA
- the msrB gene encoding peptide-methionine (R)-S-oxide reductase MsrB — translation MSRTQDIVKLERRRFLRAALTGGAVAAIGGFALPALFKRGAISGEAMAATPAATGADVLLACFADDGHKLGVCHVRKLVLNDAQWHERLSDDAYYVMRRAGTERAFSGPHEKTGPGLYRCPACDTALFDAATQFDSGTGWPSFWQPIAKQNVIEIHDSTFGMDRIAVTCAGCDSHLGHVFDDGPPPTGLRYCMNSVAMRFVPRAS, via the coding sequence ATGTCCCGTACACAGGACATCGTGAAGCTGGAGCGCCGCCGTTTTCTGCGCGCGGCGCTCACAGGAGGAGCGGTTGCTGCCATCGGAGGCTTTGCACTTCCCGCGCTATTCAAGCGTGGCGCGATAAGCGGTGAGGCGATGGCGGCCACACCTGCAGCCACCGGCGCGGACGTATTGCTGGCCTGCTTTGCCGACGACGGCCACAAGCTGGGCGTATGCCATGTGCGCAAGCTAGTGCTCAACGATGCCCAATGGCACGAACGGCTAAGCGATGACGCGTACTACGTGATGCGCCGTGCGGGTACGGAGCGCGCCTTCAGCGGCCCGCACGAAAAAACAGGACCCGGCCTGTATCGTTGTCCCGCATGCGACACTGCGTTGTTCGACGCCGCAACGCAGTTCGATTCCGGCACAGGCTGGCCGAGTTTCTGGCAGCCCATCGCCAAGCAGAATGTGATCGAGATCCACGACAGCACGTTTGGCATGGACCGCATCGCGGTGACGTGTGCGGGCTGCGATAGCCATCTCGGGCATGTGTTCGACGATGGCCCGCCGCCGACAGGGCTGCGTTATTGCATGAATTCGGTAGCGATGCGGTTTGTGCCCAGGGCATCGTAG
- the nadD gene encoding nicotinate-nucleotide adenylyltransferase, whose amino-acid sequence MKPLALFGGTFDPVHLGHLSVAWEASELLDADVRLMPAHVPPHRNAPTASPAQRVAMLKAALQGQDRLTLDTRELRREGPSYTIDTLRELRDELGERPLVLLLGADAFAGLPSWQSWRDLFDYAHIGVLNRPGIDAKWSVDLAVEILPRRTTDTRELHELPAGKVIELAVTPLEISATRIRELLAEGRDPRYLLPCGLFEDASVLAPYRAKPTQ is encoded by the coding sequence ATGAAGCCGCTCGCGCTCTTTGGTGGCACCTTCGATCCGGTGCACCTGGGCCATCTCAGCGTAGCCTGGGAGGCGTCTGAACTGCTCGATGCCGACGTGCGCCTGATGCCCGCGCACGTGCCTCCACATCGCAACGCGCCCACCGCATCGCCGGCACAGCGCGTGGCGATGCTGAAGGCGGCATTGCAAGGGCAGGACCGCCTCACCTTGGATACGCGCGAACTGCGTCGCGAAGGTCCGTCCTACACCATCGACACCTTGCGCGAACTGCGCGATGAACTGGGCGAGCGACCGCTGGTCCTGCTGCTAGGCGCCGATGCATTCGCGGGCCTGCCGAGCTGGCAGAGCTGGCGCGATCTGTTTGACTATGCACATATTGGCGTACTCAATCGCCCCGGTATCGATGCCAAGTGGTCCGTGGATCTGGCCGTGGAGATACTCCCTCGTCGCACGACCGATACGAGGGAGCTGCACGAATTGCCAGCAGGCAAAGTCATCGAACTGGCGGTGACGCCGCTGGAGATTTCCGCGACACGCATCCGCGAGTTGCTCGCGGAAGGTCGGGATCCGCGCTATTTGCTGCCCTGCGGCTTGTTCGAGGACGCATCCGTCCTCGCCCCTTATCGGGCAAAGCCAACACAGTAA
- the holA gene encoding DNA polymerase III subunit delta, giving the protein MPLNATQWQKSLAADHLLPVYLLAGEELLVLEAADALRAQARKLGYAEREVLDVGNHFDWDDLARAAAGMSLFATRRLLDLRLPTGRPGTEGAKAINEFCANPPPDVTLLITAMDWSSKHEGAWTKNLDAAGALVVFNAPRPNEWASWIGARLTSRGLSATPDAAMLLAERVEGNLLAAAQEIDKLVVLHGQGKIDAKEMENLVADSARYDAFKLTDAAFAGDGGRALHILAGLHAEGEELIGLMGWLVNQLQLALRLANARDFAAQARAERLWPAREQLFRKALRRAPREHWLQCLARAARIDRMAKGREQGNAWLEAERLIAAIAEPRAAGALA; this is encoded by the coding sequence ATGCCGCTCAACGCCACGCAATGGCAGAAATCGCTAGCCGCTGATCACCTGTTGCCGGTGTATCTGCTGGCGGGCGAGGAGCTGCTGGTGCTGGAGGCCGCGGATGCCCTCCGTGCCCAGGCGCGCAAGCTCGGCTATGCCGAGCGCGAGGTGCTGGACGTAGGCAACCACTTCGATTGGGACGACTTGGCGCGTGCTGCGGCAGGCATGTCCTTGTTCGCCACCCGTCGCCTGCTGGATCTGCGCCTGCCTACCGGCCGTCCCGGTACCGAGGGCGCCAAGGCCATCAACGAGTTCTGCGCCAACCCGCCGCCGGATGTCACCTTGCTGATCACCGCGATGGACTGGAGCAGCAAGCACGAAGGCGCCTGGACCAAGAACCTCGATGCAGCCGGTGCTTTGGTGGTGTTCAACGCACCCCGGCCAAACGAATGGGCGTCATGGATTGGCGCACGCCTCACCTCGCGCGGGCTGTCGGCCACACCGGACGCAGCGATGCTGCTGGCCGAGCGCGTCGAGGGCAATTTGTTGGCGGCGGCGCAGGAAATCGACAAGCTGGTCGTGCTGCACGGCCAAGGCAAGATCGATGCGAAGGAAATGGAAAACCTTGTCGCCGATAGTGCCCGCTACGATGCGTTCAAACTCACCGATGCGGCCTTCGCGGGCGACGGCGGGCGCGCGTTGCACATCCTCGCTGGCCTGCATGCAGAGGGCGAAGAGTTGATCGGCCTGATGGGCTGGTTGGTCAATCAATTGCAGCTCGCGCTTCGGCTTGCCAACGCGCGCGATTTCGCTGCGCAGGCCCGCGCCGAACGCCTTTGGCCGGCACGCGAGCAGTTGTTCCGCAAGGCACTGCGTCGTGCACCGCGCGAGCACTGGTTGCAGTGCCTCGCGCGCGCGGCACGTATCGACCGTATGGCAAAAGGGCGTGAGCAGGGCAATGCCTGGCTGGAAGCCGAGCGCCTGATCGCCGCCATCGCCGAACCACGGGCGGCCGGCGCACTGGCATGA
- the lptE gene encoding LPS assembly lipoprotein LptE → MSRVFKASLLLMSVLSLAACGFHLRQNVALPPAMQHVHVTVNNNNNLLRGLERTLAASGITVEEKAGVDIAELNVPAAYFSTDTLTVNGAARVTEYTVRYQVQFEVHDGAGQPLVPRQRIDLQRDFSYDPTNTIGTSAQVEAIQGSLNDDMVTAILLRLQAAGRHPGQTAAAAAAQEAAPPAQSTQPASSSSTH, encoded by the coding sequence ATGAGCCGTGTGTTCAAAGCTTCGCTGCTGTTGATGTCCGTCCTCTCGCTGGCAGCGTGCGGATTCCATCTGCGCCAGAACGTGGCGTTGCCGCCTGCCATGCAGCATGTGCATGTAACGGTGAACAATAACAACAACCTGCTGCGCGGTCTGGAACGCACATTGGCGGCTTCCGGTATCACGGTGGAAGAGAAGGCCGGTGTCGACATTGCCGAACTCAATGTTCCCGCTGCCTACTTCAGCACCGATACGCTGACGGTGAACGGCGCCGCCCGTGTCACCGAATACACGGTGCGCTACCAGGTGCAGTTTGAAGTGCATGACGGCGCGGGCCAGCCTTTGGTGCCACGCCAGCGCATCGATCTGCAGCGTGATTTCAGCTACGACCCCACCAATACCATCGGTACGTCGGCTCAGGTCGAAGCGATCCAGGGCAGCCTCAACGACGACATGGTCACGGCCATCTTGCTCCGACTGCAAGCCGCCGGGCGCCATCCTGGCCAGACGGCCGCCGCGGCCGCTGCGCAAGAAGCCGCACCGCCCGCTCAATCCACGCAGCCGGCTTCGTCCAGCAGCACGCACTAA
- the leuS gene encoding leucine--tRNA ligase, translating to MQDIQDQGNQDQANEHGYQPQAVETAAQTYWRDHRAYEVKEDASRPKFYCLSMLPYPSGALHMGHVRNYTIGDVISRYQRMQGKNVLQPMGWDAFGLPAENAAIKNKTAPAKWTYQNIEHMRAQLQRMGFAYDWTREFATCRPDYYRWEQLMFTRLMKKGMAYRKNAVVNWDPVDQTVLANEQVVDGRGWRSGALVEKREIPQWFLKITDYAQELLDGLDTLPGWPDAVKTMQRNWVGRSEGLEIHFDVEGESEPLTVFTTRPDTLMGVTFVSIAGEHPLAIKAAQDNPKLAAFLEELKHGGVSEAELETQEKRGMDTGIEAIHPLTGEKIPVFVANFVLWGYGTGAVMAVPGHDQRDWEFAQKYSLPIRMVVVDRAVLDAVAEIQHDLSKGVGADPMRAALGGGNIDAYETSAAVQLIESFEASIQEDSAFTERGYLVNSGEFDGMDYSQAFEAMAARFEREGKGVRRVNWRLRDWGVSRQRYWGCPIPVIYCPTCDAVPVPEDQLPVVLPEDVAFSGVQSPIKADPEWRKTTCPQCGGPAERETDTFDTFMESSWYYARYTSPGANDQVDERANYWLPVDQYIGGIEHAILHLLYFRFYHKLMRDAGLVQTDEPATNLLCQGMVIAETFYRDNADGSKDWINPADVEIERDDKARVIGARSKSDGQPVKIGGTEKMSKSKNNGIDPQAMVDKFGADTVRLFSMFAAPPEQSLEWSEAGVEGMARFLRRFWREVTTHASQPDHPVVDPTALDAGQKTLRRQLHETIQKVSDDIGRRHSFNTAIAALMELLNALNKFNDQSEQGRAVRHEALEAMVLLLNPVVPHVSHTLWQVLGHPESVLEDQPWPKVDSAALVRDSLTLAVQVNGKLRGTIEVAANASKEEAEALALVQPNVAAFLEGQTVRKVIVVPGKIVNIVAG from the coding sequence ATGCAGGACATTCAGGACCAAGGCAACCAGGACCAGGCCAACGAGCACGGCTACCAGCCGCAGGCGGTGGAAACCGCCGCTCAGACGTATTGGCGCGATCACCGCGCCTACGAGGTGAAGGAAGACGCCTCACGGCCCAAGTTCTACTGCCTTTCCATGCTCCCGTATCCCTCGGGCGCACTGCATATGGGCCACGTGCGCAACTACACCATCGGCGACGTGATCAGCCGTTACCAGCGCATGCAAGGCAAAAACGTGCTGCAGCCGATGGGCTGGGATGCGTTCGGCCTGCCCGCCGAAAACGCCGCGATCAAAAACAAGACCGCGCCGGCCAAGTGGACCTACCAGAACATTGAACACATGCGCGCCCAGTTGCAGCGCATGGGCTTTGCGTATGACTGGACGCGCGAGTTCGCCACCTGCCGTCCTGACTACTACCGTTGGGAACAGTTGATGTTCACGCGGTTGATGAAGAAGGGCATGGCCTACCGCAAGAACGCGGTGGTGAACTGGGATCCGGTGGACCAGACCGTGCTCGCCAATGAGCAGGTGGTCGACGGCCGCGGCTGGCGCTCCGGCGCATTGGTCGAAAAGCGCGAGATTCCGCAGTGGTTCCTCAAGATCACCGACTACGCGCAGGAGCTGCTCGACGGTCTGGATACGCTGCCCGGCTGGCCCGATGCAGTGAAGACCATGCAGCGCAACTGGGTGGGTCGCTCCGAGGGTCTGGAAATCCATTTCGACGTGGAAGGCGAGAGCGAACCGCTCACCGTCTTCACCACGCGCCCCGATACGCTGATGGGCGTGACCTTCGTGTCCATTGCGGGTGAGCATCCGCTGGCCATCAAGGCCGCGCAGGACAACCCGAAACTGGCTGCCTTCCTGGAAGAGCTCAAGCACGGCGGCGTGTCCGAAGCCGAGCTGGAGACGCAGGAAAAGCGCGGCATGGATACCGGCATCGAAGCCATCCATCCGCTCACCGGTGAGAAGATCCCGGTGTTCGTCGCCAACTTTGTGTTGTGGGGATACGGCACCGGCGCAGTGATGGCCGTACCCGGCCATGACCAGCGCGACTGGGAGTTCGCCCAGAAGTACAGCCTGCCGATCCGCATGGTGGTGGTCGATCGCGCTGTGCTCGATGCGGTGGCCGAGATCCAGCACGACCTGTCCAAGGGCGTGGGCGCTGACCCGATGCGCGCAGCGCTGGGTGGCGGCAACATCGACGCCTATGAAACCTCCGCAGCGGTGCAACTGATCGAATCGTTCGAAGCGAGCATCCAGGAAGACAGCGCTTTCACCGAGCGCGGCTATTTGGTCAACTCCGGCGAATTCGATGGCATGGATTACAGCCAGGCCTTCGAAGCCATGGCCGCGCGCTTCGAGCGCGAAGGCAAGGGCGTGCGCCGCGTGAACTGGCGCCTGCGTGACTGGGGTGTGAGCCGCCAGCGTTACTGGGGCTGCCCGATTCCCGTCATCTACTGTCCTACGTGCGATGCCGTGCCGGTGCCGGAAGATCAACTGCCGGTGGTGCTGCCGGAAGATGTCGCTTTCTCCGGCGTGCAGTCGCCGATCAAGGCCGATCCGGAATGGCGCAAGACCACCTGCCCGCAGTGCGGTGGTCCGGCCGAGCGCGAAACCGACACCTTCGACACCTTCATGGAGTCGAGCTGGTACTACGCGCGCTACACCAGCCCCGGTGCAAACGATCAGGTCGACGAACGCGCCAACTACTGGCTGCCGGTCGACCAGTACATCGGTGGCATCGAGCACGCCATCCTGCACCTGTTGTACTTCCGCTTCTATCACAAGCTGATGCGTGACGCGGGCCTGGTGCAGACGGACGAGCCGGCCACCAACCTGTTGTGCCAGGGCATGGTGATTGCTGAGACGTTCTACCGCGACAACGCCGATGGCTCGAAGGACTGGATCAATCCGGCCGACGTGGAGATCGAGCGCGATGACAAGGCTCGCGTGATCGGTGCGCGCTCCAAGAGCGACGGCCAGCCGGTGAAGATCGGCGGTACCGAGAAGATGTCCAAGTCCAAGAACAATGGCATCGACCCGCAGGCGATGGTGGACAAGTTCGGTGCCGACACGGTGCGCCTGTTCTCCATGTTCGCTGCACCGCCGGAGCAATCGCTGGAATGGAGCGAAGCGGGCGTCGAGGGCATGGCGCGTTTCCTGCGTCGCTTCTGGCGCGAAGTGACCACGCATGCGTCGCAGCCGGACCATCCGGTGGTCGACCCGACAGCGCTGGACGCAGGGCAAAAGACGCTGCGTCGCCAGTTGCACGAAACCATCCAGAAGGTCAGCGACGACATCGGTCGCCGCCACTCCTTCAACACGGCCATCGCCGCGCTGATGGAACTACTCAACGCGCTGAACAAGTTCAACGACCAGAGCGAGCAGGGCCGCGCCGTGCGCCATGAGGCGCTGGAAGCTATGGTGCTGCTACTCAACCCGGTGGTGCCGCACGTCAGCCACACCTTGTGGCAGGTGCTGGGCCATCCAGAGTCCGTGCTGGAAGACCAGCCGTGGCCGAAGGTGGATAGCGCCGCGCTGGTGCGCGACTCGCTCACGCTTGCGGTTCAGGTCAACGGCAAATTGCGCGGTACCATCGAAGTCGCCGCCAACGCCTCGAAGGAAGAGGCCGAGGCGCTGGCGCTGGTACAGCCGAACGTGGCCGCCTTCCTGGAAGGCCAGACCGTGCGCAAGGTGATCGTGGTGCCGGGCAAGATCGTCAACATCGTCGCAGGATGA
- a CDS encoding PqiC family protein — protein MTRWGTLNLAIAGLALVLGACGSVPPVRYYTLVPPAGGDATSAPSSRPFQFELLPVTVPAQVDQPQMVVRQGGQGVAVLQGQRWIAPLGDEVRGALSADLTRDFRAQDVTGLPSEGQSTVRIKLDVRRFDSVPGSYAYIDAAWSVRPLKGGDPLACTSRINETVSEGYDALVQGHQQAINRLASQIGAVAGAVAAGQSARCPEG, from the coding sequence ATGACCCGCTGGGGAACTCTGAACCTGGCCATCGCCGGACTGGCGCTGGTACTGGGTGCCTGCGGTTCGGTGCCGCCCGTGCGCTACTACACGTTGGTGCCTCCGGCCGGTGGTGATGCTACGTCGGCGCCTTCTTCACGACCGTTCCAGTTCGAACTGCTGCCGGTCACTGTGCCGGCACAGGTTGATCAGCCACAAATGGTGGTGCGTCAGGGCGGGCAGGGCGTGGCCGTGCTGCAGGGCCAGCGCTGGATTGCGCCGCTCGGCGACGAGGTGCGCGGGGCGCTGTCCGCCGACCTCACCCGGGATTTCCGCGCCCAGGATGTCACCGGCCTGCCCAGCGAGGGCCAGTCCACGGTCCGCATCAAGCTCGATGTGCGGCGCTTCGACTCCGTGCCGGGCAGCTACGCGTATATCGATGCGGCCTGGAGCGTGCGCCCGTTGAAGGGCGGTGATCCGCTGGCCTGCACCAGCCGCATCAATGAAACGGTGAGCGAGGGGTATGACGCCCTGGTGCAAGGCCATCAGCAGGCGATCAACCGCCTCGCCAGCCAGATCGGCGCCGTGGCCGGCGCAGTTGCGGCTGGGCAGTCGGCCCGCTGCCCCGAGGGCTGA
- a CDS encoding intermembrane transport protein PqiB, translating to MTDDKNIAEGLPEPVVQRPRINASLVWLVPIIAALVGLSLVIHAWSDAGPTISVSFQSAEGLDPGKTPVKYKSVVIGKVTTVRLSEDRTHVVAKVALEKSAKSFATADSRFWVVRPRIGLGGVSGIDTLLSGAFIGADVGQSQEPKDDFVGLESPPPVTHGAPGKTFDLHADDLGSLDIGSPIYFRRIQVGRVSSYHLNKDGKGVTLQIFIDAPSDQFVTTSSRFWNASGVDVSLGADGLKVNTQSLATVLAGGVAFQDPPGPHDASPAQENDAFTLFNNMATAMAPPDGEPRYIRMRFSQSLRGLTVDAPVEFLGVPFGRVVSINLDFDEKTQTFPTIVGAVVYPARLGKAHDKLMALAKAQGDDEQMSQMMGRLVDHGLRAQARTGNLLTGQLYIAMDFLPKAPKVEFDGRAKPLEIPTAPGDFDKIQQQIADIVSKIQKVPFDSIGNNLNDTLSELHKTLQQVNGSVLPEVKTTLQGAQKTLGNANNAFAPDSQLQQNLGGSLQELQRAARSLRVLTDYLGDHPDALLRGRRADDKPLQAPLPPPPQDAPTQGSKP from the coding sequence ATGACTGATGACAAGAATATCGCCGAAGGCCTGCCCGAGCCCGTAGTACAGCGGCCGCGCATCAACGCCTCATTGGTTTGGCTGGTGCCGATCATCGCGGCGCTGGTGGGCCTTTCGCTGGTGATCCACGCATGGTCCGATGCCGGCCCCACCATCAGCGTGAGCTTCCAGAGCGCAGAGGGGCTGGACCCTGGCAAGACGCCGGTCAAATACAAAAGCGTGGTGATCGGCAAGGTCACCACTGTGCGGCTGAGCGAGGACCGCACCCACGTGGTGGCCAAGGTGGCGCTGGAAAAGAGCGCCAAGAGCTTCGCCACGGCGGACTCGCGCTTCTGGGTGGTGCGTCCGCGGATTGGCCTGGGTGGCGTCTCCGGCATCGACACGCTGCTGTCCGGTGCGTTCATCGGCGCGGACGTGGGCCAGTCACAGGAACCCAAGGACGACTTCGTCGGCCTGGAATCCCCTCCACCGGTGACGCATGGCGCGCCGGGCAAAACCTTCGACTTGCATGCCGACGACCTCGGCTCGCTGGATATCGGCTCGCCCATCTACTTCCGCCGCATCCAGGTGGGTCGGGTGTCTTCCTACCACCTCAACAAGGATGGCAAGGGCGTCACGCTGCAGATTTTCATTGATGCACCCAGCGACCAATTCGTCACCACCTCCTCGCGCTTCTGGAACGCCAGCGGCGTAGATGTGTCGCTGGGCGCCGATGGCCTGAAGGTGAACACGCAGTCGCTCGCCACCGTGCTGGCGGGCGGCGTGGCATTCCAGGATCCGCCGGGGCCGCACGACGCCTCCCCCGCGCAAGAGAACGACGCCTTCACCTTGTTCAACAACATGGCGACGGCCATGGCACCGCCGGACGGGGAGCCGCGTTACATCCGCATGCGCTTCAGCCAATCGCTGCGCGGCCTGACCGTGGACGCGCCGGTGGAGTTCCTGGGCGTGCCGTTTGGCCGGGTGGTGTCGATCAACCTCGACTTCGATGAGAAGACCCAGACTTTCCCGACCATTGTGGGCGCGGTCGTGTACCCCGCACGCCTTGGCAAAGCGCATGACAAGTTGATGGCCCTGGCGAAGGCGCAGGGTGACGACGAGCAGATGTCGCAGATGATGGGGCGCCTGGTCGACCATGGCCTGCGTGCGCAGGCCCGCACCGGCAACCTGCTCACGGGACAGCTCTATATCGCTATGGACTTTCTGCCCAAGGCGCCGAAGGTTGAGTTCGACGGTCGCGCCAAGCCGCTGGAAATTCCGACGGCACCGGGTGACTTCGACAAGATCCAGCAGCAGATCGCCGACATCGTCAGCAAGATCCAGAAGGTTCCGTTCGACAGCATCGGCAACAACCTCAACGACACGCTGAGCGAGCTGCACAAGACGCTGCAACAGGTCAACGGCAGCGTATTGCCTGAAGTGAAAACCACGCTGCAAGGCGCGCAGAAGACCCTGGGCAACGCCAACAACGCTTTCGCGCCGGACTCGCAGTTGCAGCAGAACCTCGGTGGCAGTCTGCAGGAGCTGCAGCGCGCCGCGCGTTCGCTGCGCGTGTTGACCGATTATCTGGGCGACCATCCGGACGCGCTGCTGCGTGGCCGCCGTGCCGACGACAAGCCATTACAGGCACCGCTGCCGCCTCCGCCGCAGGACGCGCCAACACAAGGGAGCAAGCCATGA
- a CDS encoding paraquat-inducible protein A — protein MTDLPRASDLGLIGCHVCRLVCRDVKGDNAVCPRCGSVLHKRKSSSYTRTWALLIAAFMFYVPANVLPIMRTVSLGDVDDNTILSGIIELWVKGSPDLAIIVFTASIMVPVLKFFALSLLLISSQRGSKWAQRQRSKLYRLVEFIGYWSMLDVFVVALLTALVQFGFFSQVEPLPGVVFFGLTVVITMIASMTFDPRLIWDGRDFDD, from the coding sequence ATGACCGACTTGCCCCGCGCCAGCGACCTCGGCCTGATCGGTTGCCATGTCTGCCGGCTGGTCTGCCGGGACGTCAAGGGCGACAACGCTGTGTGTCCGCGTTGTGGCTCGGTACTGCACAAGCGCAAGTCGAGCAGCTATACCCGCACCTGGGCACTGTTGATCGCGGCCTTCATGTTCTACGTGCCCGCCAACGTGCTGCCCATCATGCGCACGGTGAGCTTGGGCGATGTCGATGACAACACCATTCTTAGCGGAATCATCGAATTGTGGGTCAAGGGATCGCCCGATCTCGCCATTATCGTCTTCACCGCAAGCATCATGGTGCCGGTGCTGAAATTCTTCGCGCTGAGCCTGCTGCTGATCAGCTCGCAGCGGGGCAGCAAGTGGGCGCAGCGTCAGCGGTCGAAGCTCTACCGGCTGGTGGAGTTCATCGGCTACTGGTCGATGTTGGACGTATTCGTGGTGGCGCTGCTCACCGCGCTGGTGCAGTTCGGTTTCTTCAGCCAGGTGGAACCCCTGCCTGGTGTAGTGTTCTTCGGCCTCACCGTGGTGATTACCATGATCGCCTCGATGACGTTCGATCCGCGTTTGATCTGGGATGGCAGAGACTTCGATGACTGA